One genomic window of Elaeis guineensis isolate ETL-2024a chromosome 2, EG11, whole genome shotgun sequence includes the following:
- the LOC105048330 gene encoding uncharacterized protein isoform X2, which translates to MVNWVEAQKPLLHFLVKKAGLRQQTVEIEPGTVMSFWVPKEKYNKKKNPSKEVVVPEGKSNESHVNTNDDKKKGEKPAVVLVHGFAAEGIVTWQFQVGQLTSRYAVYVPDLLFFGGSTTGSADRSPEFQARCTVAALGRLGVDKFTVVGFSYGGMVAFKMAEMRPDLVHSLVVSGSVIAMTDSISGQTLNRLGFSSSSELLLPESIKGLKALLSVAAHKKLWFPDRLFKDYLKVMFNNRKERKELLEGLVISNKDAKVPVLPQATGGEGHAARHKESWPHCSPGEALCL; encoded by the exons ATGGTGAACTGGGTAGAAGCACAGAAGCCTCTCTTGCACTTTCTTGTGAAGAAGGCGGGCCTGCGACAGCAGACCGTGGAGATCGAGCCCGGCACGGTCATGAGCTTCTGGGTGCCAAAGGAGAAGTACAACAAGAAGAAGAACCCTAGCAAAGAAGTAGTGGTACCGGAAGGAAAGAGCAATGAAAGCCATGTTAACACTAATGACGAcaagaagaagggagagaagcCGGCCGTGGTGCTCGTGCATGGCTTTGCGGCGGAGGGGATCGTAACGTGGCAGTTCCAGGTGGGACAGCTAACTAGTCGGTATGCCGTCTACGTGCCGGACCTGCTCTTCTTCGGCGGGTCGACGACAGGGTCGGCAGACCGCTCCCCGGAGTTCCAAGCACGGTGTACTGTTGCAGCCTTGGGCCGGCTTGGGGTGGACAAATTCACTGTTGTTGGATTCAGCTATGGAGGAATGGTGGCGTTCAAGATGGCCGAGATGCGGCCGGATCTGGTGCATTCGCTCGTCGTGTCGGGCTCCGTCATCGCCATGACCGACTCGATCAGCGGCCAGACACTCAACAGGCTGGGCTTCTCGTCGTCGTCCGAGTTGCTGCTCCCGGAGTCCATCAAGGGCCTGAAGGCACTCCTCTCGGTGGCCGCCCACAAGAAGTTGTGGTTTCCAGACAGACTCTTCAAGGACTACCTTAAG GTGATGTTCAACAATAGGAAGGAGAGGAAAGAGTTGCTGGAAGGGTTGGTGATCAGCAATAAAGATGCCAAGGTCCCGGTCTTGCCTCAG GCAACTGGGGGAGAAGGCCACGCTGCACGGCATAAAGAAAGCTGGCCACATTGTTCCCCTGGAGAGGCCCTGTGTTTATAA
- the LOC105048330 gene encoding uncharacterized protein isoform X1: MVNWVEAQKPLLHFLVKKAGLRQQTVEIEPGTVMSFWVPKEKYNKKKNPSKEVVVPEGKSNESHVNTNDDKKKGEKPAVVLVHGFAAEGIVTWQFQVGQLTSRYAVYVPDLLFFGGSTTGSADRSPEFQARCTVAALGRLGVDKFTVVGFSYGGMVAFKMAEMRPDLVHSLVVSGSVIAMTDSISGQTLNRLGFSSSSELLLPESIKGLKALLSVAAHKKLWFPDRLFKDYLKVMFNNRKERKELLEGLVISNKDAKVPVLPQRILLLWGENDNIFNMDLAKNMKEQLGEKATLHGIKKAGHIVPLERPCVYNRCLKQFLALVHAQGDQV; the protein is encoded by the exons ATGGTGAACTGGGTAGAAGCACAGAAGCCTCTCTTGCACTTTCTTGTGAAGAAGGCGGGCCTGCGACAGCAGACCGTGGAGATCGAGCCCGGCACGGTCATGAGCTTCTGGGTGCCAAAGGAGAAGTACAACAAGAAGAAGAACCCTAGCAAAGAAGTAGTGGTACCGGAAGGAAAGAGCAATGAAAGCCATGTTAACACTAATGACGAcaagaagaagggagagaagcCGGCCGTGGTGCTCGTGCATGGCTTTGCGGCGGAGGGGATCGTAACGTGGCAGTTCCAGGTGGGACAGCTAACTAGTCGGTATGCCGTCTACGTGCCGGACCTGCTCTTCTTCGGCGGGTCGACGACAGGGTCGGCAGACCGCTCCCCGGAGTTCCAAGCACGGTGTACTGTTGCAGCCTTGGGCCGGCTTGGGGTGGACAAATTCACTGTTGTTGGATTCAGCTATGGAGGAATGGTGGCGTTCAAGATGGCCGAGATGCGGCCGGATCTGGTGCATTCGCTCGTCGTGTCGGGCTCCGTCATCGCCATGACCGACTCGATCAGCGGCCAGACACTCAACAGGCTGGGCTTCTCGTCGTCGTCCGAGTTGCTGCTCCCGGAGTCCATCAAGGGCCTGAAGGCACTCCTCTCGGTGGCCGCCCACAAGAAGTTGTGGTTTCCAGACAGACTCTTCAAGGACTACCTTAAG GTGATGTTCAACAATAGGAAGGAGAGGAAAGAGTTGCTGGAAGGGTTGGTGATCAGCAATAAAGATGCCAAGGTCCCGGTCTTGCCTCAG AGGATACTTTTACTGTGGGGAGAGAATGACAACATATTTAATATGGACCTTGCAAAGAACATGAAAGA GCAACTGGGGGAGAAGGCCACGCTGCACGGCATAAAGAAAGCTGGCCACATTGTTCCCCTGGAGAGGCCCTGTGTTTATAACCGCTGCCTCAAGCAATTCCTTGCCCTCGTCCATGCCCAAGGCGACCAAGTGTGA